A section of the Xiphias gladius isolate SHS-SW01 ecotype Sanya breed wild chromosome 8, ASM1685928v1, whole genome shotgun sequence genome encodes:
- the tbc1d2b gene encoding TBC1 domain family member 2B isoform X2, which produces MHEEEDGSEADSCTAPRIVASKSVDAADVEGAKEQASKLCGYLNKLSGKGPLRGYKPRWFVYDPRKCYLYYFKTPQDALPLGHIEISDACFCYDVEGEEGQFEIRTAGKEFLLKAPSRQVMHYWLQQLQQKRWEYSNTRGSGQRDSWSSPTLAYPPTGLVGKDNDGFVFEKPSDSMEKVRSDFAMETETDGGGMVGIQSARGPSAVSTNPLNFSLKNFGTELRNSMSYLRQGRGAESRRSVFYTNNNSTEEWELVDAPPKDFTEQKHHPDTHRHSFGSTFAFDFVRNSTRPKRPLLRDMVGSGRSGRNAESSPMECNGSKSLEMQLRLQSQQEELSRMQQEQAKLREELASQRELVRLLQQTLRTSQCDRPKVHRPAPTPESSAASDQTPASVVTQEEITQLEILLQERDGQIQSLCGHMERLALEKDSLQQELKGLKIKVGEINDQLGMLMETIQAKDEVIIKLSQQSSEHSGNPNNASSLPPCKEQQELDILKDSLQGYKSQNKFLNKEILELTVLRRNAESREKALEAKCTALEAKLCQVESKYLVLLQEVKTPVCSSSEQSPAREVISRLLEDALQAEGPDQHEHPIFKPNTVSEYDVYGFKTVPEEEEEEEKLIAKVRALELKSLSMTNQEVSVGVKWENYLASTMNRDLVRSPELKALIRSGVPHEHRSQVWRWCVSFHVKKFRDHLAPDYYETLLNVAREKPNPASKQIELDLLRTLPNNKHYASPSAGGIQKLRNVLMAFSWRNPDIGYCQGLNRLAAIALLYLDQEDAFWSLIAIVEVFMPRDYYTKTLLGSQVDQRVFKDLMSEKLPRLHAHFEQYKVDFSLITFNWFLVVFVDSVVSDILFKIWDAFLYEGPKIIFRFALALFKYKEEEFLKLQDSTAIFKYLRYFTSTILDSRKLMSIAFGDMNPFPMKLIQNRRSFHLEKVRLELTELEAIRQTFLRERETSQDGRSFVSDDEEDN; this is translated from the exons ATGCACGAAGAGGAGGATGGCAGCGAAGCAGACTCCTGCACGGCTCCGCGGATCGTGGCCTCCAAGTCCGTGGATGCGGCCGACGTCGAGGGCGCGAAGGAGCAGGCCTCCAAGCTGTGCGGCTACTTGAACAAACTGTCCGGCAAGGGGCCCCTGAGGGGTTACAAGCCGAGGTGGTTTGTGTATGATCCGAGGAAATGTTATTTGTATTACTTCAAGACTCCCCAAGACGCCTTGCCGCTCGGGCACATCGAAATAAGCGATGCGTGCTTCTGCTACGatgtggagggggaggagggtcAGTTCGAGATCCGCACGGCCGGGAAGGAGTTTCTCCTGAAG GCCCCCAGCAGGCAGGTGATGCATTACTGGCTCCAGCAGTTGCAGCAGAAACGGTGGGAGTACAGCAACACGCGAGGCTCCGGCCAGAGAGACAGCTGGAGCTCCCCGACCCTGGCCTACCCTCCTACTGGCCTCGTAGGCAAGGACAATG ATGGCTTCGTCTTTGAGAAGCCAAGCGACAGCATGGAGAAGGTCCGCAGCGACTTTGCcatggagacagaaacagatggCGGGGGAATGGTAGGGATCCAGTCAGCCAGAGGACCCTCTGCTGTGTCCACAAACCCCCTCAACTTCTCGCTCAAAAACTTTGGTACAGAACTCAG GAACTCCATGTCATATCTGCGGCAGGGCAGAGGAGCTGAGAGCAGGCGCAGTGTGTTTTACACCAATAACAACAGCACGGAGGAGTGGGAGCTGGTGGATGCCCCACCGAAGGACTTCACTGAACAGAAACATCATCCAGACACCCACAGAC atTCCTTTGGATCAACGTTTGCTTTCGACTTTGTGCGCAACTCGACGCGGCCTAAGAGGCCTTTGCTTCGAGACATGGTGGGCTCTGGGAGGTCTGGACGCAATGCTGAGAGCTCCCCGATGGAGTGTAACGGCAGCAAATCTTTGGAGATGCAGCTTCGCCTCCAGAGCCAGCAGGAAGAATTGAGCCGCATGCAGCAGGAACAGGCCAAACTCAGAGAGGAGCTGGCCAGTCAGAGG GAGCTGGTGAGACTTCTGCAGCAGACTCTGAGGACGTCTCAGTGTGATAGGCCGAAAGTGCACCGTCCAGCCCCGACTCCAGAGTCATCTGCAGCCTCAGACCAGACCCCGGCTTCGGTAGTAACCCAAGAAGAAATCACCCAGCTTGAGATCCTGCTTCAAGAAAGAGATGGACAGATCCAGTCCCTGTGTGGCCACATGGAGCGTCTCGCCTTGGAGAAGGACAGCCTGCAACAGGAGCTGAAGGGCCTGAAGATTAAAGTGGGGGAGATTAATGACCAGCTGGGAATGCTGATGGAGACCATCCAGGCTAAGGATGAAGTCATCATAAAGCTGTCGCAGCAGAGCTCCGAGCACAGTGGAAATCCAAACAACGCCAGTTCACTACCTCCCTGCAAAGAGCAGCAGGAGCTGGACATCCTCAAG gACAGTCTTCAAGGCTACAAGTCCCAGAACAAGTTCCTGAACAAAGAGATCCTAGAGCTGACAGTATTACGCAGAAACGCAGAGAGTAGAGAAAAGGCTTTAGAAGCAAAG TGTACGGCCCTGGAGGCCAAGTTGTGTCAGGTGGAGAGTAAGTATCTGGTGCTGCTTCAAGAAGTGAAGACCCCAGTTTGTTCGTCCTCAGAGCAGAGCCCTGCCCGCGAGGTCATTTCCCGATTATTAGAGGATGCACTGCAGGCAGAGGGCCCTGACCAGCATGAGCACCCCATCTTCAAACCAAACACTGTCAG TGAGTATGACGTGTATGGCTTCAAGACGGTGCccgaggaagaggaagaggaggagaagctgaTTGCAAAGGTGCGAGCCTTGGAGCTCAAGTCCCTGTCCATGACAAATCAGGAGGTGTCCGTTGGAGTAAAGTGGGAGAACTATCTGGCCAGCACCATGAACAGAGACCTTGTGCGCTCCCCTGAGCTCAAAGCCCTGATTCGCAGTGGTGTTCCCCACGAGCACCGGTCGCAGGTGTGGCGCTGGTGTGTCTCCTTCCATGTCAAGAAGTTTCGGGACCACTTGGCACCAGACTATTATGAGACCTTACTAAATGTAGCCCGGGAGAAGCCCAACCCAGCCTCGAAACAGATCGAGCTGGATTTGCTGCGTACTTTGCCAAACAACAAGCACTATGCCTCCCCAAGTGCAGGCGGCATCCAGAAACTCAGGAACGTCCTGATGGCTTTCTCCTGGAGGAATCCAGATATCGGCTACTGTCAGGGACTAAACAG GCTGGCCGCCATTGCCTTGCTCTATCTGGATCAAGAGGACGCCTTCTGGAGCCTTATAGCCATTGTGGAAGTCTTCATGCCAAGAGACTATTATACCAAGACTCTGCTTGGCTCACAG GTTGACCAGCGTGTGTTCAAGGACCTGATGAGCGAGAAGCTGCCCCGGCTTCATGCCCACTTTGAGCAGTACAAGGTGGACTTCTCCCTCATCACCTTCAACTGGTTCCTGGTGGTGTTTGTGGACAGTGTGGTGAGCGACATCCTCTTCAAGATCTGGGATGCCTTTCTTTATGAAGGTCCAAAG ATCATATTTCGCTTCGCCCTCGCTCTCTTCAAGTACAAAGAGGAGGAGTTTTTGAAGTTGCAGGATTCCACAGCCATCTTCAAATATCTTCGATACTTCACAAGCACAATCCTGGATTCAAG gaagCTGATGAGCATCGCTTTCGGGGACATGAACCCGTTCCCCATGAAGCTAATCCAGAACCGCCGCTCCTTCCACCTGGAGAAAGTCCGCCTAGAGCTGACCGAGCTGGAGGCGATCAGACAGACCTTcctgagggagagggagacgaGTCAGGATGGACGGAGCTTCGTCAGCGATGATGAGGAGGATAATTGA
- the tbc1d2b gene encoding TBC1 domain family member 2B isoform X1: MSPAKAPSRQVMHYWLQQLQQKRWEYSNTRGSGQRDSWSSPTLAYPPTGLVGKDNDGFVFEKPSDSMEKVRSDFAMETETDGGGMVGIQSARGPSAVSTNPLNFSLKNFGTELRNSMSYLRQGRGAESRRSVFYTNNNSTEEWELVDAPPKDFTEQKHHPDTHRHSFGSTFAFDFVRNSTRPKRPLLRDMVGSGRSGRNAESSPMECNGSKSLEMQLRLQSQQEELSRMQQEQAKLREELASQRELVRLLQQTLRTSQCDRPKVHRPAPTPESSAASDQTPASVVTQEEITQLEILLQERDGQIQSLCGHMERLALEKDSLQQELKGLKIKVGEINDQLGMLMETIQAKDEVIIKLSQQSSEHSGNPNNASSLPPCKEQQELDILKDSLQGYKSQNKFLNKEILELTVLRRNAESREKALEAKCTALEAKLCQVESKYLVLLQEVKTPVCSSSEQSPAREVISRLLEDALQAEGPDQHEHPIFKPNTVSEYDVYGFKTVPEEEEEEEKLIAKVRALELKSLSMTNQEVSVGVKWENYLASTMNRDLVRSPELKALIRSGVPHEHRSQVWRWCVSFHVKKFRDHLAPDYYETLLNVAREKPNPASKQIELDLLRTLPNNKHYASPSAGGIQKLRNVLMAFSWRNPDIGYCQGLNRLAAIALLYLDQEDAFWSLIAIVEVFMPRDYYTKTLLGSQVDQRVFKDLMSEKLPRLHAHFEQYKVDFSLITFNWFLVVFVDSVVSDILFKIWDAFLYEGPKIIFRFALALFKYKEEEFLKLQDSTAIFKYLRYFTSTILDSRKLMSIAFGDMNPFPMKLIQNRRSFHLEKVRLELTELEAIRQTFLRERETSQDGRSFVSDDEEDN; the protein is encoded by the exons ATGTCCCCAGCCAAG GCCCCCAGCAGGCAGGTGATGCATTACTGGCTCCAGCAGTTGCAGCAGAAACGGTGGGAGTACAGCAACACGCGAGGCTCCGGCCAGAGAGACAGCTGGAGCTCCCCGACCCTGGCCTACCCTCCTACTGGCCTCGTAGGCAAGGACAATG ATGGCTTCGTCTTTGAGAAGCCAAGCGACAGCATGGAGAAGGTCCGCAGCGACTTTGCcatggagacagaaacagatggCGGGGGAATGGTAGGGATCCAGTCAGCCAGAGGACCCTCTGCTGTGTCCACAAACCCCCTCAACTTCTCGCTCAAAAACTTTGGTACAGAACTCAG GAACTCCATGTCATATCTGCGGCAGGGCAGAGGAGCTGAGAGCAGGCGCAGTGTGTTTTACACCAATAACAACAGCACGGAGGAGTGGGAGCTGGTGGATGCCCCACCGAAGGACTTCACTGAACAGAAACATCATCCAGACACCCACAGAC atTCCTTTGGATCAACGTTTGCTTTCGACTTTGTGCGCAACTCGACGCGGCCTAAGAGGCCTTTGCTTCGAGACATGGTGGGCTCTGGGAGGTCTGGACGCAATGCTGAGAGCTCCCCGATGGAGTGTAACGGCAGCAAATCTTTGGAGATGCAGCTTCGCCTCCAGAGCCAGCAGGAAGAATTGAGCCGCATGCAGCAGGAACAGGCCAAACTCAGAGAGGAGCTGGCCAGTCAGAGG GAGCTGGTGAGACTTCTGCAGCAGACTCTGAGGACGTCTCAGTGTGATAGGCCGAAAGTGCACCGTCCAGCCCCGACTCCAGAGTCATCTGCAGCCTCAGACCAGACCCCGGCTTCGGTAGTAACCCAAGAAGAAATCACCCAGCTTGAGATCCTGCTTCAAGAAAGAGATGGACAGATCCAGTCCCTGTGTGGCCACATGGAGCGTCTCGCCTTGGAGAAGGACAGCCTGCAACAGGAGCTGAAGGGCCTGAAGATTAAAGTGGGGGAGATTAATGACCAGCTGGGAATGCTGATGGAGACCATCCAGGCTAAGGATGAAGTCATCATAAAGCTGTCGCAGCAGAGCTCCGAGCACAGTGGAAATCCAAACAACGCCAGTTCACTACCTCCCTGCAAAGAGCAGCAGGAGCTGGACATCCTCAAG gACAGTCTTCAAGGCTACAAGTCCCAGAACAAGTTCCTGAACAAAGAGATCCTAGAGCTGACAGTATTACGCAGAAACGCAGAGAGTAGAGAAAAGGCTTTAGAAGCAAAG TGTACGGCCCTGGAGGCCAAGTTGTGTCAGGTGGAGAGTAAGTATCTGGTGCTGCTTCAAGAAGTGAAGACCCCAGTTTGTTCGTCCTCAGAGCAGAGCCCTGCCCGCGAGGTCATTTCCCGATTATTAGAGGATGCACTGCAGGCAGAGGGCCCTGACCAGCATGAGCACCCCATCTTCAAACCAAACACTGTCAG TGAGTATGACGTGTATGGCTTCAAGACGGTGCccgaggaagaggaagaggaggagaagctgaTTGCAAAGGTGCGAGCCTTGGAGCTCAAGTCCCTGTCCATGACAAATCAGGAGGTGTCCGTTGGAGTAAAGTGGGAGAACTATCTGGCCAGCACCATGAACAGAGACCTTGTGCGCTCCCCTGAGCTCAAAGCCCTGATTCGCAGTGGTGTTCCCCACGAGCACCGGTCGCAGGTGTGGCGCTGGTGTGTCTCCTTCCATGTCAAGAAGTTTCGGGACCACTTGGCACCAGACTATTATGAGACCTTACTAAATGTAGCCCGGGAGAAGCCCAACCCAGCCTCGAAACAGATCGAGCTGGATTTGCTGCGTACTTTGCCAAACAACAAGCACTATGCCTCCCCAAGTGCAGGCGGCATCCAGAAACTCAGGAACGTCCTGATGGCTTTCTCCTGGAGGAATCCAGATATCGGCTACTGTCAGGGACTAAACAG GCTGGCCGCCATTGCCTTGCTCTATCTGGATCAAGAGGACGCCTTCTGGAGCCTTATAGCCATTGTGGAAGTCTTCATGCCAAGAGACTATTATACCAAGACTCTGCTTGGCTCACAG GTTGACCAGCGTGTGTTCAAGGACCTGATGAGCGAGAAGCTGCCCCGGCTTCATGCCCACTTTGAGCAGTACAAGGTGGACTTCTCCCTCATCACCTTCAACTGGTTCCTGGTGGTGTTTGTGGACAGTGTGGTGAGCGACATCCTCTTCAAGATCTGGGATGCCTTTCTTTATGAAGGTCCAAAG ATCATATTTCGCTTCGCCCTCGCTCTCTTCAAGTACAAAGAGGAGGAGTTTTTGAAGTTGCAGGATTCCACAGCCATCTTCAAATATCTTCGATACTTCACAAGCACAATCCTGGATTCAAG gaagCTGATGAGCATCGCTTTCGGGGACATGAACCCGTTCCCCATGAAGCTAATCCAGAACCGCCGCTCCTTCCACCTGGAGAAAGTCCGCCTAGAGCTGACCGAGCTGGAGGCGATCAGACAGACCTTcctgagggagagggagacgaGTCAGGATGGACGGAGCTTCGTCAGCGATGATGAGGAGGATAATTGA